The following proteins are co-located in the Streptomyces sp. NBC_01198 genome:
- a CDS encoding asparagine synthase-related protein, translated as MEFGSAADAARALLAETAGYGGTLVAFSGGVDSSVVVAAAARALGTDGMAAVTAVSPALPTAELAAARRFCDGLGVTHHLVDTRELDVAGYRDNGPQRCFFCKSTLLDAALDVASRLGFGCVATGTNATDVVDRFRPGIAAAARRGARTPLADAGLGKAAVRDVARLWSLPTWDKPAMACLSSRIAYGLQITPGRLARVERAEVLVRETLGQDPLVRRALGRESLAGDAQAVQAAAPGAAPQVPAPHPDRTDVRVRDLGEAVRIEVDPRIAADPAAHPPLVDAVRLAGFAHVPVTVEVFRSGSMNTP; from the coding sequence GTGGAGTTCGGTTCCGCGGCGGACGCGGCGCGTGCGCTGCTCGCCGAGACCGCAGGCTACGGCGGCACCCTGGTCGCCTTCTCCGGCGGCGTCGACTCCAGCGTCGTCGTCGCGGCCGCCGCCCGTGCGCTCGGCACGGACGGCATGGCGGCGGTGACCGCGGTCTCCCCCGCCCTGCCCACCGCGGAACTCGCTGCGGCCCGACGATTCTGCGACGGCCTCGGAGTGACCCACCACCTGGTGGACACCCGGGAGCTCGACGTCGCCGGCTATCGCGACAACGGCCCGCAGCGCTGCTTCTTCTGCAAGAGCACCCTGCTGGACGCGGCCCTCGACGTGGCCTCGCGGCTGGGCTTCGGGTGCGTGGCGACGGGGACGAACGCCACCGACGTGGTGGACCGCTTCCGCCCCGGCATCGCGGCGGCGGCCCGGCGCGGGGCACGCACACCGCTGGCCGACGCGGGCCTGGGCAAGGCGGCGGTGCGCGACGTCGCCCGGCTGTGGTCGCTGCCGACCTGGGACAAGCCGGCGATGGCCTGCCTGTCGAGCCGGATCGCGTACGGGCTGCAGATCACTCCGGGGCGGCTGGCCCGGGTCGAGCGCGCCGAGGTGCTGGTGCGCGAGACGCTGGGGCAGGACCCGCTGGTACGCCGCGCGTTGGGGCGGGAGTCCCTGGCGGGCGACGCGCAGGCCGTGCAGGCGGCGGCACCGGGGGCGGCACCCCAGGTGCCGGCCCCGCACCCGGACCGTACCGACGTGCGGGTCAGGGACCTCGGCGAGGCGGTGCGGATCGAGGTGGATCCGCGGATCGCGGCCGACCCGGCCGCCCACCCGCCGCTGGTGGACGCGGTCCGGCTGGCCGGCTTCGCCCATGTCCCGGTCACCGTGGAGGTGTTCAGGTCGGGTTCCATGAACACCCCCTGA
- a CDS encoding zinc-dependent alcohol dehydrogenase: MSQALEFYRSPARYLAARGIAATGAGGRLAGAVAGSVSPLRLVDRPAVRRDEPGWVRLRPQLSGICGSDLSLLGGHSSPYLTPLASLPFVPGHEIVAVTEGDARGLPAGSRVVVDPVLSCAARATGPCAECRAGRPNRCGHITTGALKAGLQTGFCADTGGGWSRSVVAHVSQLHAIPDTLDDRTAVLVEPLACAVHSVRRAAITPGASVLVVGAGTVGLLTILALREFTAAGPVYVVAKHPHQRAMAEALGATETFGVRRIARALRMLTGGTLEHPDLGSEFLLGGVDAAFDCTGGAGGLDTALRTVRAGGTVVMSGMPSGTVDLAPVWFRELHLIGSYASAGGPAGAEGADRPEPSAPDFAEAVRLAGRAGALGGFVDAVYPLARWREAIGHALSAGRLGSVKVAFDPNRS; the protein is encoded by the coding sequence ATGAGCCAGGCACTGGAGTTCTACCGCTCGCCGGCCCGCTATCTCGCCGCCCGCGGTATCGCCGCGACCGGTGCGGGCGGGCGGCTGGCCGGCGCGGTCGCCGGTTCCGTGTCGCCGCTGCGGCTGGTGGACCGGCCGGCGGTGCGGCGCGACGAGCCGGGCTGGGTACGGCTGCGGCCGCAACTGTCCGGGATCTGCGGGTCCGACCTGTCGCTGCTCGGAGGCCACTCCTCGCCCTATCTGACGCCGCTGGCCTCGCTGCCGTTCGTGCCAGGGCACGAGATCGTGGCGGTGACCGAGGGGGACGCCCGGGGGCTGCCGGCCGGCAGCCGGGTGGTCGTGGACCCGGTGCTGTCCTGCGCGGCCCGCGCCACCGGGCCGTGCGCGGAGTGCCGGGCGGGCCGGCCGAACCGCTGCGGGCACATCACCACCGGCGCGCTCAAGGCCGGTCTGCAGACCGGCTTCTGCGCCGACACCGGCGGCGGCTGGAGCCGTTCCGTGGTCGCGCACGTCTCCCAACTGCACGCGATTCCGGACACGTTGGACGACCGCACGGCCGTCCTGGTGGAGCCGCTGGCCTGCGCGGTCCACTCGGTGCGGCGGGCGGCGATCACTCCCGGCGCGTCGGTGCTGGTCGTCGGGGCGGGCACGGTCGGGCTGCTGACGATCCTGGCCCTGCGCGAGTTCACCGCCGCCGGGCCGGTCTACGTGGTGGCCAAGCACCCGCACCAGCGGGCGATGGCCGAGGCGCTGGGCGCGACCGAGACCTTCGGGGTGCGGCGGATCGCGCGGGCGCTGCGCATGCTGACCGGCGGCACCCTCGAACACCCCGACCTCGGCTCGGAGTTCCTGCTCGGCGGGGTGGACGCGGCCTTCGACTGCACGGGCGGCGCCGGCGGCCTCGACACGGCGCTGCGCACGGTGCGGGCCGGCGGCACGGTGGTGATGTCGGGAATGCCGTCGGGGACGGTGGACCTGGCGCCGGTGTGGTTCAGGGAGCTGCACCTGATCGGCTCCTACGCGTCGGCCGGCGGCCCGGCGGGCGCGGAGGGCGCCGACCGGCCGGAGCCTTCCGCGCCGGACTTCGCGGAGGCGGTGCGACTCGCCGGCCGGGCCGGGGCGCTGGGCGGTTTCGTCGACGCGGTCTACCCGCTGGCCCGCTGGCGCGAGGCGATCGGGCACGCGCTCTCCGCCGGCCGGCTGGGCAGCGTCAAAGTCGCTTTTGATCCGAACCGGAGCTAG
- a CDS encoding SigE family RNA polymerase sigma factor: protein MTYERHSDHTETADSAAFAAFAAQAWPRLVRTAHLLTGDFQEAEDLVQHTLAKVYGRWRSIPRDEVDTYVRSALVNNNRSRVRKRRVTELLMPFLAGQSEPSGQSERPPSGHSDALDERAAVLEVLKVLSARQRTVLVLRFYEDMSEQEIAWTLNCSVGTVKTHTRRGLAAMRAHPSLSRNPTSEPAR from the coding sequence TTGACGTACGAGCGCCACAGCGATCACACCGAGACCGCGGACTCGGCAGCCTTCGCGGCGTTCGCCGCCCAGGCGTGGCCGCGGCTGGTCCGCACCGCGCACCTGCTCACCGGTGACTTCCAGGAGGCCGAGGACCTGGTCCAGCACACCCTGGCCAAGGTGTACGGCCGGTGGCGGAGCATCCCGCGCGACGAGGTCGACACGTACGTGCGGTCCGCGCTGGTCAACAACAACCGCAGCCGCGTACGCAAGCGGCGGGTCACCGAGTTGCTCATGCCGTTCCTGGCCGGGCAGAGCGAACCGAGCGGGCAGAGCGAGCGGCCGCCTTCCGGACACAGCGACGCGCTGGACGAGCGTGCGGCCGTCCTGGAGGTGCTGAAGGTCCTCTCGGCCCGCCAGCGCACCGTGCTGGTATTGAGGTTCTACGAGGACATGAGCGAGCAGGAGATCGCCTGGACGCTGAACTGCTCGGTGGGCACCGTCAAGACACACACCCGGCGCGGCCTCGCAGCGATGCGCGCCCATCCCTCACTCTCCCGCAACCCGACTTCGGAGCCCGCCCGATGA
- a CDS encoding lysophospholipid acyltransferase family protein, with protein sequence MRRPAKGLRANGGSGAGGGTGVVGSLRLLAHGRDLRGRARVPRSAEEWEETPERTRFPTAWARTPVAGAVRYGLQRGLLKPTAWSVCAPDVEGVERLEGLRGPVVFVANHASHLDTPLILGSLPPRFARRIAVGAAADYFFDTPWRAVLTALAINGFPVERKGSNRLRSLAPQLVAERWNLLLFPEGTRSEDGWMNRVRAGSAHLCCGFGIPAVPIAVRGSYAAMPRGRGWPIPGRPRVSVRYGDPLHPQPGENAWDFNTRLATAVARLWNEEELGWYGALREPRESAVARPAGPPAAGSWRRSWESGRPLPPPRTLGDAED encoded by the coding sequence ATGAGGCGCCCGGCGAAGGGCCTGCGGGCGAACGGCGGAAGCGGCGCGGGCGGCGGCACCGGCGTCGTCGGGAGTCTGCGGCTGCTCGCGCACGGCAGGGACCTGCGCGGCCGGGCGAGGGTGCCGCGCTCCGCCGAGGAGTGGGAGGAGACGCCGGAGCGCACGCGTTTCCCGACCGCCTGGGCCCGTACGCCGGTGGCGGGCGCGGTGCGTTACGGGTTGCAGCGCGGGCTGCTCAAGCCCACCGCCTGGTCGGTTTGCGCGCCCGACGTCGAGGGGGTCGAACGGCTCGAAGGGCTGCGCGGCCCGGTGGTCTTCGTCGCCAACCACGCAAGCCATCTGGACACCCCGCTGATCCTGGGCTCGCTGCCGCCCAGGTTCGCCCGCAGGATCGCGGTGGGCGCCGCCGCCGACTACTTCTTCGACACCCCGTGGCGTGCCGTGCTGACCGCGCTGGCCATCAACGGCTTCCCGGTGGAGCGCAAGGGCTCGAACCGCCTCAGGAGCCTGGCGCCGCAACTCGTCGCCGAGCGCTGGAATCTGCTGCTCTTCCCGGAGGGCACCCGCTCGGAGGACGGCTGGATGAACCGGGTGCGGGCCGGCAGCGCCCACCTGTGCTGCGGCTTCGGCATCCCCGCGGTGCCGATCGCGGTCCGCGGCTCGTACGCCGCCATGCCGCGCGGCCGCGGCTGGCCGATCCCTGGCCGGCCGCGCGTCTCGGTGCGCTACGGCGATCCACTGCACCCGCAACCGGGCGAGAACGCCTGGGACTTCAACACCCGGCTGGCCACGGCGGTGGCGCGGCTGTGGAACGAGGAGGAGCTGGGCTGGTACGGCGCCCTGCGCGAGCCGCGGGAGTCCGCGGTCGCGCGGCCGGCCGGCCCGCCGGCCGCCGGGTCCTGGCGGCGCAGCTGGGAGTCCGGCAGGCCGCTGCCGCCGCCGCGGACGCTCGGGGACGCCGAGGACTGA
- a CDS encoding cellulose binding domain-containing protein gives MATPALALAGLTGLGAPAAQAAQAVAALTAQFSSSRSGSSWTGTYTVKNGTAAAVNGWTLEFDLPAGVKITDETYGTSTVSGSHVVASPAYYNSTVSAGGSTYPYTYTFTASGPPGTPTGWLVNGDKCDSSPAVPPHAPTGVTVADATAHTVSLRWTAAAIEDFPVASYDVLRAGAVVASSATTGATVQGLSPATAYQFTVRAKDGRGNAGEPSAELRPGDRHRPADRAGRPPLLVKNLHTSGAAAKLDVVNYAFGNLDPKNLTCLNGVTKGTTADPEDPSQGDGAGDAEADYGRAFPAAQSVKGQADDRGRGGRRSRGRGPGQLRAPAAPVLMTCPALS, from the coding sequence GTGGCCACGCCGGCGCTCGCGCTGGCCGGGCTCACCGGCCTGGGCGCGCCGGCCGCGCAGGCCGCGCAGGCCGTAGCCGCGCTCACCGCGCAGTTCAGCAGCAGCCGCAGCGGCTCGTCATGGACGGGCACCTACACCGTCAAGAACGGCACCGCCGCCGCGGTGAACGGCTGGACCCTGGAGTTCGACCTGCCGGCCGGCGTGAAGATCACCGACGAGACGTACGGCACCTCGACCGTCAGCGGCTCCCATGTCGTCGCCTCGCCCGCCTACTACAACTCCACCGTCTCGGCGGGCGGTTCGACGTACCCGTACACCTACACCTTCACCGCCTCCGGCCCGCCGGGCACTCCGACCGGCTGGCTGGTCAACGGCGACAAGTGCGACAGCAGCCCGGCCGTGCCGCCGCACGCGCCGACCGGCGTCACCGTCGCCGACGCCACCGCCCACACCGTGAGCCTGCGGTGGACGGCGGCCGCCATCGAGGACTTCCCGGTGGCCTCCTACGACGTGCTGCGCGCCGGGGCCGTCGTGGCGTCCAGCGCCACCACCGGTGCGACCGTCCAGGGCCTGTCACCGGCCACGGCCTACCAGTTCACCGTGCGGGCCAAGGACGGCCGCGGCAACGCCGGGGAGCCCAGCGCCGAGCTTCGCCCCGGCGACCGACACCGTCCCGCCGACCGCGCCGGCCGGCCTCCCCTCCTCGTGAAGAACCTCCACACCTCGGGCGCCGCCGCCAAGCTGGACGTCGTCAACTACGCCTTCGGCAACCTCGACCCGAAGAACCTCACCTGCCTCAACGGCGTGACCAAGGGCACCACCGCCGACCCGGAGGACCCCAGCCAGGGCGACGGCGCCGGTGACGCGGAGGCCGACTACGGCCGGGCCTTCCCCGCCGCCCAGTCCGTCAAAGGCCAGGCCGACGACAGGGGGCGGGGAGGCCGCCGGTCCCGGGGCCGTGGCCCCGGTCAGCTGCGGGCGCCGGCCGCACCGGTGCTGATGACATGCCCGGCGTTGTCGTAG
- a CDS encoding lactate racemase domain-containing protein produces MGRPGFVLEVDERTPALLVNEGEGARLERFPPGTRVVYPPDSLPGIRDVGGAIRHALLHPHGEDPLPTLLRPGMRLTIVFDDISLPLPQMRTPDMRQRIIEQVLELAAAAGVDDVELLAANALHRRMTAAELKRTVGERVFRSFFPARLNNHDAEDRANLTEVGTTRHGEVVEINRRAAESDLIVYVNITLTGMSGGSKSVAVGLASYRSLRHHHNVHTLRHSRSFNDPPNSAMHHSYDRMAGVLADHVRVFTVESTVNGDSYPPQVGFMNKREWEWSPADLASYLAFRKLNGMAPAKMRRQMWQRSYAPYGITGVHAGAPADVHPYTLANVHRQQLTEIDGQSDIGVWGLPFICPYNVNSVMNPILVMSLGLGYFFNLYRNKPIVRQGGVGIFYHPMPEEFHPVHHPSYIDFYESVLSRTKDPALIEEKYEEQFATDPWYTHLYRTSHAYHGVHPLYMWYWGAHALQHLGDVIFVGADRGAASRLGFRTASTLGDALEMARETVGSSPSITYHRSPPLTLADVR; encoded by the coding sequence GTGGGCAGACCGGGTTTTGTGCTCGAAGTCGACGAACGCACACCGGCGTTGCTGGTCAACGAGGGCGAGGGGGCCCGCCTGGAGCGGTTCCCGCCGGGCACCAGGGTGGTGTATCCGCCGGACTCGCTGCCCGGCATCAGGGACGTCGGCGGTGCGATCCGGCACGCGCTGCTGCACCCGCACGGCGAGGACCCGCTGCCCACCCTGCTGCGCCCGGGGATGCGGCTGACGATCGTCTTCGACGACATCTCGCTGCCGCTGCCGCAGATGCGCACCCCCGACATGCGGCAGCGGATCATCGAGCAGGTGCTCGAACTCGCCGCGGCCGCCGGGGTGGACGACGTCGAGCTGCTCGCCGCCAACGCGCTGCACCGGCGGATGACCGCCGCGGAGCTCAAACGGACCGTCGGCGAGCGGGTGTTCAGGTCGTTCTTCCCGGCCCGCCTTAACAACCACGACGCCGAGGACCGGGCGAATCTCACCGAGGTCGGCACCACCCGGCACGGCGAGGTCGTCGAGATCAACCGGCGGGCCGCGGAGAGCGACCTGATCGTCTACGTCAACATCACGCTGACCGGCATGAGCGGCGGCAGCAAGTCGGTCGCGGTCGGGCTCGCCTCGTACCGCAGCCTGCGGCACCACCACAACGTGCACACGCTGCGGCACTCGCGGTCCTTCAACGACCCGCCGAACTCGGCGATGCACCACTCCTACGACCGGATGGCCGGCGTGCTGGCCGACCACGTCAGGGTCTTCACCGTGGAGTCGACGGTGAACGGCGACTCGTACCCGCCGCAGGTCGGCTTCATGAACAAGCGCGAGTGGGAGTGGTCGCCGGCCGACCTGGCGTCGTATCTGGCCTTCAGGAAGCTCAACGGCATGGCGCCGGCCAAGATGCGGCGCCAGATGTGGCAGCGCAGCTACGCCCCCTACGGCATCACCGGGGTCCACGCGGGCGCGCCGGCCGACGTCCACCCGTACACGCTCGCCAACGTGCACCGCCAGCAGCTCACCGAGATCGACGGGCAGAGCGACATCGGGGTGTGGGGCCTGCCGTTCATCTGCCCCTACAACGTCAACTCGGTCATGAACCCGATCCTGGTCATGTCGCTGGGCCTCGGCTACTTCTTCAACCTCTACCGCAACAAGCCGATCGTGCGGCAGGGCGGCGTCGGGATCTTCTACCACCCGATGCCGGAGGAGTTCCATCCGGTGCACCACCCCAGCTACATCGACTTCTACGAGTCGGTGCTGTCCAGGACGAAGGACCCGGCGCTGATCGAGGAGAAGTACGAGGAGCAGTTCGCCACCGACCCCTGGTACACCCACCTCTACCGCACCAGCCACGCCTACCACGGGGTCCACCCGCTCTACATGTGGTACTGGGGCGCGCACGCGTTGCAGCACCTGGGCGACGTCATCTTCGTCGGCGCCGACCGCGGCGCCGCCTCCCGGCTGGGCTTCCGCACCGCGAGCACGCTCGGCGACGCGCTGGAGATGGCCCGCGAGACGGTCGGGTCGAGCCCGTCCATCACCTACCACCGCAGCCCGCCGCTCACCCTGGCGGACGTCCGATGA
- the larB gene encoding nickel pincer cofactor biosynthesis protein LarB gives MDQKAAGHKPVRPATGADGPGPVRPATAGAARPEPVPPPGEADRTVPRDRELPPAGAEVDLGYARLDVDRAARTGDPEVVYGAGKTPAQIVGAMGALARAHPDRPVLATRLSDEAREWCRRDLPGVTVDDVGRTATLGPPAPRNGLVAVVCAGTADLPVLRECAATVNVFGAHTDEIVDVGVAGLHRLLAQRDRIAACDVVVAVAGMEAALPSVLGGLVGLPLIAVPTSVGYGWHLDGLTAFLATLNTCAPGVLSVNVDNGFGAGVAAARIARRAGVAR, from the coding sequence ATGGATCAGAAAGCCGCAGGCCACAAGCCGGTCCGGCCGGCTACCGGCGCGGACGGCCCCGGGCCGGTCCGGCCCGCGACGGCCGGCGCCGCCCGTCCCGAGCCGGTCCCGCCGCCGGGCGAGGCGGACCGCACGGTCCCGCGAGACCGCGAACTCCCGCCCGCCGGCGCCGAGGTGGACCTCGGGTACGCCAGGCTCGACGTCGACCGCGCCGCCCGCACCGGCGACCCCGAGGTCGTCTACGGCGCGGGCAAGACCCCGGCGCAGATCGTCGGCGCGATGGGCGCGCTGGCCCGGGCGCACCCCGACCGGCCGGTGCTCGCGACCCGGCTGTCGGACGAGGCGCGGGAGTGGTGCCGCCGCGACCTGCCGGGCGTCACGGTGGACGACGTCGGCCGTACGGCGACCCTCGGCCCGCCAGCGCCCCGCAACGGCCTGGTGGCGGTGGTGTGCGCCGGCACCGCGGACCTCCCGGTGCTGCGCGAGTGCGCGGCCACGGTGAACGTCTTCGGCGCCCACACCGACGAGATCGTGGACGTCGGCGTGGCGGGCCTGCACCGGCTGCTGGCGCAGCGCGACCGGATCGCCGCGTGCGACGTCGTCGTGGCGGTCGCCGGCATGGAGGCCGCGCTGCCCTCCGTCCTCGGCGGCCTGGTCGGCCTCCCGCTGATCGCCGTCCCGACCAGCGTCGGCTACGGCTGGCACCTCGACGGCCTGACCGCCTTCCTTGCCACCCTCAACACCTGCGCCCCCGGCGTCCTGTCGGTCAACGTCGACAACGGCTTCGGCGCGGGCGTGGCGGCCGCCCGCATCGCCCGCCGGGCGGGGGTGGCCCGGTGA
- a CDS encoding HAD-IB family hydrolase, which translates to MAPPVPDGMPPAAGPASPGGHVLLTGATGFLGQAMLERLIVEHPDTRVTVLARRRGDASAADRLAGLARKPVFRTLRERIGYAGVQAALAERVDSLEGDLGSGMPALPGTLTSVLHCASTVSFDPPVDEAFRINVQGARDLYEAVAACGGRPHVVHVSTAYVSALHRGVVAERALDHDVDWRSELRHALAAREEAEQLSRTSGVLRPLLAAARAEHGKAGATATAQAAERARRDWVHERLVAAGRLRGQSLGWTDVYTFTKALGERVAEEYARGAGLTLSVLRPTIVQAALERPYPGWFESYKMMDPITLAYGRGEIPEFPVHAESVVDIVPVDFVTAAALAVAAAPPPPGEPAYFHVGTGARNPLTQQELHRHVARYFTAHPLPDAGRGHVKVPPWRFPGAATVERTLKAGERAAGLVDRALPLLPATARVRDRVDKARADTQRTRALRRLLDLYGGYGGVEAVYGDANVIALHRARPEGSPGFDVAGISWPHYVGEVYCPAVTAVARRTSAPRRKRAGSDGLPPGKDIAAVFDLEGTVLASNLVEVFLWTRLVGGPRSSWAGEIASLALSVPGYLQAERRDRGDFVRAFMRRYAGCSEAELRALVRHRIGDALLHRSFPEAVRRIRAHRAAGHRTVLITGTADLFVQPLGPLFDEIAASRLQVRDGVLTGRLERPPVVGEARAAWTKRYAETAGIDLKRSYAYGDSFSDSALLGVVGNPVAVNPDHRLHRHAARRAWRVEEWGAHTGGRIDAALTALSGPAEALR; encoded by the coding sequence GTGGCGCCACCTGTCCCGGACGGGATGCCGCCGGCAGCGGGACCCGCGTCACCCGGCGGCCATGTCCTGCTCACCGGCGCGACCGGCTTCCTCGGGCAGGCGATGCTGGAGCGGCTGATCGTCGAGCACCCGGACACCCGGGTCACCGTGCTGGCCAGGCGACGCGGCGACGCCTCGGCGGCCGACCGGCTTGCGGGTCTGGCACGCAAGCCGGTCTTCCGCACGCTGCGCGAACGTATCGGCTACGCCGGCGTCCAGGCCGCGCTGGCCGAGCGGGTGGACAGCCTGGAGGGCGACCTCGGCAGCGGGATGCCGGCGCTGCCCGGCACGCTGACCAGCGTCCTGCACTGCGCCTCCACCGTCTCCTTCGACCCGCCGGTGGACGAGGCGTTCCGGATCAACGTCCAGGGCGCCCGCGACCTCTACGAGGCGGTCGCCGCCTGCGGCGGCCGGCCGCACGTGGTGCACGTCTCGACGGCGTACGTCTCCGCGCTGCACCGAGGCGTCGTCGCCGAGCGGGCGCTCGACCACGACGTCGACTGGCGCTCCGAGTTGCGGCACGCGCTGGCCGCGCGAGAGGAGGCCGAGCAGCTGTCGCGCACGTCCGGCGTGCTGCGGCCGCTGCTGGCGGCGGCCCGCGCCGAGCACGGCAAGGCCGGGGCGACCGCGACGGCGCAGGCCGCCGAGCGGGCCCGCCGCGACTGGGTGCACGAACGGCTGGTCGCGGCCGGGCGGTTACGCGGGCAGAGCCTGGGGTGGACGGACGTCTACACCTTCACCAAGGCGCTGGGCGAGCGTGTCGCCGAGGAGTACGCGCGCGGGGCGGGCCTGACGCTGTCGGTGCTGCGGCCGACGATCGTGCAGGCCGCGCTGGAGCGCCCGTACCCCGGCTGGTTCGAGTCGTACAAGATGATGGACCCGATCACGCTCGCCTACGGGCGCGGCGAGATCCCCGAATTCCCGGTCCACGCCGAGAGCGTGGTCGACATCGTGCCGGTGGACTTCGTCACCGCCGCCGCCCTCGCTGTGGCCGCCGCACCGCCCCCGCCCGGCGAACCGGCGTACTTCCACGTCGGCACCGGCGCCCGCAACCCGCTGACCCAGCAGGAACTGCACCGGCATGTGGCGCGCTACTTCACCGCGCACCCGCTGCCCGACGCCGGACGCGGCCACGTCAAGGTGCCGCCGTGGCGCTTCCCCGGCGCCGCCACCGTGGAACGGACGCTGAAGGCCGGCGAGCGGGCGGCCGGCCTGGTCGACAGGGCGCTGCCGCTGCTGCCGGCCACCGCGAGGGTCAGGGACCGGGTGGACAAGGCCCGCGCCGACACCCAGCGCACCCGGGCCCTGCGCCGGCTGCTCGACCTCTACGGCGGCTACGGCGGGGTCGAGGCGGTCTACGGCGACGCCAACGTCATCGCGCTGCACCGGGCCCGGCCGGAAGGCAGCCCCGGCTTCGACGTCGCCGGGATCTCCTGGCCGCACTACGTCGGCGAGGTCTACTGCCCGGCGGTCACCGCGGTGGCCCGGCGCACCTCGGCGCCGCGCAGGAAGCGGGCCGGCTCCGACGGGCTGCCGCCGGGCAAGGACATCGCGGCGGTCTTCGACCTGGAGGGCACGGTGCTGGCCTCCAACCTCGTCGAGGTCTTCCTGTGGACCCGGCTGGTGGGCGGCCCGCGCTCGTCGTGGGCGGGCGAGATCGCCTCGCTGGCCCTGTCGGTGCCCGGCTACCTGCAGGCCGAGCGCCGCGACCGCGGTGACTTCGTCCGGGCCTTCATGCGCCGCTACGCCGGCTGCTCGGAGGCCGAACTGCGGGCCCTGGTGCGGCACCGCATCGGCGACGCGCTGCTGCACCGGTCCTTCCCCGAGGCCGTCCGCCGCATCCGCGCGCACCGGGCGGCCGGCCACCGCACCGTCCTGATCACCGGCACCGCCGACCTGTTCGTGCAGCCGTTGGGCCCGCTCTTCGACGAGATCGCCGCGAGCCGCCTCCAGGTGCGCGACGGGGTGCTGACCGGGCGCCTGGAGCGGCCGCCGGTGGTCGGCGAGGCGCGGGCGGCCTGGACGAAGCGGTACGCCGAGACGGCGGGCATCGACCTGAAGCGCTCGTACGCCTACGGCGACAGCTTCTCCGACAGCGCGCTGCTCGGCGTGGTCGGCAACCCGGTCGCGGTCAACCCCGACCACCGGCTGCACCGGCACGCGGCCCGGCGCGCCTGGCGGGTCGAGGAGTGGGGCGCGCACACCGGCGGCCGGATCGACGCGGCGCTGACCGCCCTGTCGGGACCGGCGGAGGCGCTGCGATGA